The Camelus bactrianus isolate YW-2024 breed Bactrian camel chromosome 12, ASM4877302v1, whole genome shotgun sequence genome includes a window with the following:
- the TRIOBP gene encoding TRIO and F-actin-binding protein isoform X3, translating into MGGWKGPGQRRGREGPEERRRAAERGGGCGIPAPLNPAREPFPPSCLLLPPPRGAAMTPDLLNFKKGWMSILDEPGEWKKHWFVLTDSSLKYYRDSTAEEADELDGEIDLRSCTDVTEYAVQRNYGFQIHTKDAVYTLSAMTSGIRRNWIEALRKTVRPTSAPDVTKLSDCNKENTLHSYGTPKGSLKAGEQRGGGPRKADGQRQSLDYVELSPLTQSSPQRARTPARTLDRPAKQEELERDLAQRSEERRKWFEATDSRATETPAGEGPRRGLGAPLTEDQQSRLSEEIEKKWQELEKLPLRENKRVPLTALLNQGCGERRGPPSDSHEVLEKEVQSLRAQLEVWRLQGEAPQGPPKSQEDGHIPPGYISQRADISTVPILQTRPLSYETLCDLPEVNRPADVQGGI; encoded by the exons atgggCGGATGGAAGGGGCCGGGACAGCGCCGGGGAAGGGAAGGGCCGGAGGAGCGGCGGCGGGCGGCCGAGAGGGGCGGCGGCTGCGGGATTCCCGCGCCGCTGAACCCGGCCCGAGAGCCCTTTCCAccttcctgcctcctgctcccGCCGCCCCGGGGTGCCGCCATGACG CCCGATCTGCTCAACTTCAAGAAGGGATGGATGTCTATCTTGGACGAGCCTGGAGAG TGGAAGAAGCACTGGTTTGTGCTGACCGATTCAAGCCTCAAGTACTACAGAGATTCCACTGCTGAGGAG GCTGATGAGCTGGACGGTGAGATTGACCTGCGCTCCTGCACGGACGTCACCGAGTACGCAGTGCAGCGCAACTATGGCTTCCAGATCCAC ACCAAAGATGCTGTCTATACCTTGTCGGCCATGACCTCGGGCATCCGGAGGAACTGGATTGAGGCTCTGAGGAAGACTGTGCGTCCAACCTCAGCCCCAGATGTCACCAA GCTCTCGGACTGCAATAAGGAGAACACACTGCACAGCTACGGCACCCCAAAGGGCTCCCTGAAGGCGGGGGAGCAGCGGGGGGGTGGCCCCCGGAAGGCGGATGGGCAGCGGCAGTCGCTGGACTACGTGGAGCTCTCCCCGCTGACTCAGAGCTCCCCGCAGCGGGCCCGCACCCCAGCCCGCACTCTCGACCGCCCAGCCAAGCAGGAAGAGCTGGAGCGGGACCTGGCCCAGCGTTCCGAGGAGCGACGCAAGTGGTTCGAGGCCACAGACAGCAGGGCCACAGAGACACCGGCGGGTGAGGGTCCACGCCGGGGCCTGGGCGCCCCCCTGACCGAGGACCAGCAGAGCCGGCTCAGCGAGGAGATCGAGAAGAAGTGGCAGGAACTGGAGAAGCTGCCCCTGCGTGAGAACAAGCGGGTGCCTCTCACTGCCCTGCTCAATCAAGGCTGTGGGGAGCGCCGGGGGCCCCCAAGTGACAGTCACGAGGTGCTGGAGAAGGAG GTCCAGTCTCTCCGGGCCCAGCTGGAGGTATGGCGTCTCCAAGGGGAGGCTCCTCAGGGTCCACCCAAGTCCCAGGAGGATGGCCACATCCCCCCAGGCTACATCTCACAG CGGGCGGACATAAGcactgtgcccattttacagacaaggccACTGAGCTATGAGACTTTAtgtgacttgcccgaggtcaaCCGGCCTGCAGATGTCCAAGGTGGGATTTGA